The following are encoded in a window of Atribacteraceae bacterium genomic DNA:
- a CDS encoding aminotransferase class I/II-fold pyridoxal phosphate-dependent enzyme, which translates to IVPLPTTIDESFHLPSREVISRYITGKTRAILYSSPGNPTGVIYSRQEMETLAEIALAKGIFLISDEVYREFIYDPSVSFSSVFDFPEIKHQAILTDSISKRFSSCGARVGFLATANEEVLSAVHKFAQARLSSPTVEQRAAEAAYRMDPSYFHPIRAEYRLRRDTLTAGLQAIDGVELHVPEGAFYLMVRLPVDDAERFAIFLLSEFAYQGKTVMVAPANGFYSTPGKGVDEVRIAYVLNQERLVESIRIIERALTVYREKTERKIGVCDLTDSDDFGKS; encoded by the coding sequence AAATCGTTCCCCTCCCTACCACGATTGATGAGAGTTTTCATCTTCCCTCCCGGGAGGTGATATCCCGATATATTACCGGGAAAACACGAGCGATCCTCTATTCTTCCCCGGGGAATCCCACCGGGGTAATCTATAGCCGGCAGGAGATGGAAACGCTGGCTGAAATCGCCCTCGCAAAAGGTATCTTTCTCATTTCCGATGAAGTGTACCGGGAATTCATCTACGATCCGTCGGTGAGTTTCTCGTCAGTCTTTGATTTTCCGGAAATCAAGCACCAGGCGATCCTCACCGATTCCATTTCCAAGCGTTTTTCGTCCTGCGGAGCGCGAGTCGGTTTTCTGGCCACGGCCAACGAGGAAGTACTCAGCGCCGTGCATAAGTTCGCCCAGGCCCGCCTCTCTTCCCCGACGGTGGAGCAGCGGGCGGCGGAAGCGGCCTACCGGATGGATCCTTCCTATTTTCATCCCATCCGGGCCGAGTATCGCTTACGGCGGGACACTCTGACGGCAGGTTTACAAGCCATCGATGGGGTTGAGTTGCACGTACCGGAGGGCGCCTTTTACCTGATGGTCCGACTCCCGGTTGACGACGCGGAGCGCTTTGCGATTTTTCTCTTATCGGAGTTCGCCTATCAGGGGAAAACGGTGATGGTTGCCCCGGCCAACGGGTTTTATTCGACGCCGGGAAAAGGGGTAGACGAGGTGCGGATTGCCTATGTCCTGAACCAGGAACGCCTTGTGGAGTCGATCCGGATCATCGAGCGGGCTCTCACGGTCTACCGGGAAAAGACCGAAAGAAAAATCGGCGTTTGCGACCTGACGGATTCCGATGATTTTGGAAAAAGTTGA